Proteins encoded within one genomic window of Prauserella marina:
- a CDS encoding nitronate monooxygenase: MFDSLRVPVIVAPMAGGPSTPELVAAAATAGAFGFLAGGYLSAAALTDQIRRTRELAGEGFGVNLFVPGARSTVDVRPYASSLQREAERYEVRAGAPQWDDDVYSAKLDLLVAQRVPVVSFTFGTPAENDIDRLHHAGSKVVVTVTTPEEASQAAEAGADALCVQGFEAGGHRAVFVDDPGQAAGGELFGLLAAMRLVSAVTDLPLVAAGGLVHGADVAAVVVAGARAAQLGTAFLRADEAGTNGTQRRALASAGRQTAFTRAFSGRPARGMVNRFMREHSEQAPAAYPQLHNLSRPIRAAAGKAGDPEAMSLWAGQTYGLAGEGPAADIIETLRTQARDAMRGATTRFA; the protein is encoded by the coding sequence ATGTTCGACAGCTTGCGGGTTCCGGTGATCGTCGCGCCGATGGCTGGTGGTCCATCCACACCAGAGCTCGTCGCCGCGGCGGCTACCGCCGGTGCGTTCGGTTTTCTGGCAGGTGGCTACCTCAGCGCGGCCGCCTTGACCGACCAGATTCGCCGCACGAGGGAGCTGGCAGGTGAGGGGTTCGGGGTCAATCTCTTCGTGCCCGGCGCCCGGTCCACCGTGGACGTACGGCCGTACGCGAGCAGCCTGCAGCGGGAGGCCGAGCGCTACGAGGTCCGCGCTGGAGCGCCGCAGTGGGATGACGACGTGTACTCGGCGAAGCTGGACCTGCTGGTGGCACAACGGGTTCCGGTGGTGTCCTTCACGTTCGGCACTCCGGCCGAGAACGACATCGACCGGCTGCACCACGCGGGCAGCAAGGTGGTGGTGACGGTGACCACGCCAGAGGAGGCGTCGCAAGCGGCCGAGGCAGGCGCGGACGCGCTCTGCGTGCAGGGTTTCGAGGCCGGTGGGCACAGGGCGGTCTTCGTCGACGATCCCGGACAGGCCGCGGGCGGCGAACTGTTCGGTCTGCTTGCCGCGATGCGCCTGGTGTCGGCGGTGACGGACCTGCCGCTGGTCGCGGCGGGTGGGCTCGTGCACGGCGCCGACGTCGCCGCGGTCGTGGTCGCCGGGGCGCGGGCGGCACAGCTCGGTACGGCGTTCCTGCGTGCGGACGAGGCGGGCACGAACGGCACGCAGCGTCGCGCACTCGCCTCGGCCGGACGGCAGACGGCGTTCACGCGCGCGTTCAGCGGCCGTCCCGCGCGAGGAATGGTGAACCGGTTCATGCGGGAGCACTCCGAGCAGGCGCCTGCGGCCTATCCGCAGTTGCACAATCTGAGCAGGCCCATCCGCGCGGCGGCGGGCAAAGCGGGTGACCCGGAGGCCATGTCGTTGTGGGCGGGGCAGACCTATGGGCTCGCGGGCGAGGGCCCGGCGGCCGACATCATCGAGACGCTCAGGACTCAGGCACGCGACGCGATGCGCGGCGCCACAACCAGGTTCGCTTGA
- a CDS encoding serine/threonine-protein kinase — translation MSGERRAGDSRRHGACPASSASAPSASSAKRGAVVAGRFELASRIGSGGHGAVWLATDLATGEQCAAKLVHGAASAELIRAARERSVRLDHPHVLSPYAWAEGRDLVVIASELVRGGSLATLLADHGPLPWRYVAEILAQLLDALAHVHGRGLVHRDVKPANVLLHPTATRAPHLRLSDFGLVHAMGSQRVTRTGFVVGTPGYLAPEVLAGQPPHASQDLFAAGAVAAQLLSGSERPGPEREPDSGPLRSVVATLRSADPRQRHSAAGRLAELRAAAPLELPALTADGEPVEIFDVLSTDYDANS, via the coding sequence ATGAGCGGGGAGCGGCGAGCGGGGGATTCGCGGCGGCACGGTGCTTGCCCAGCTTCCTCAGCTTCCGCACCGTCGGCGTCATCGGCGAAAAGGGGTGCCGTCGTCGCGGGGCGGTTCGAACTGGCCAGCCGCATCGGATCGGGCGGCCACGGCGCGGTATGGCTGGCCACGGATCTCGCCACCGGTGAACAGTGCGCGGCGAAACTGGTTCACGGTGCCGCCAGCGCCGAGCTCATCAGAGCGGCGAGGGAACGCAGTGTGCGGCTCGACCACCCGCACGTCCTCAGCCCCTACGCCTGGGCGGAGGGGCGCGACCTCGTCGTCATCGCGAGCGAACTCGTGCGGGGAGGATCGCTCGCGACCCTGCTCGCCGATCACGGCCCGTTGCCGTGGCGCTACGTCGCCGAAATCCTCGCCCAGCTCCTCGACGCGCTCGCTCACGTGCACGGCAGGGGGCTCGTGCACAGGGACGTCAAGCCGGCCAACGTGCTGCTGCACCCCACCGCGACGCGCGCGCCGCACTTGCGGCTCAGCGACTTCGGCCTCGTCCACGCGATGGGCAGCCAGCGCGTCACGCGCACCGGTTTCGTCGTCGGCACGCCCGGCTATCTCGCGCCGGAGGTGCTCGCCGGACAGCCGCCGCACGCAAGCCAGGACCTCTTCGCCGCGGGCGCGGTCGCCGCGCAACTGCTCAGCGGTTCGGAACGGCCGGGCCCCGAACGGGAGCCGGACTCCGGACCGCTGCGATCCGTCGTTGCGACCCTGCGCTCAGCCGATCCCCGGCAGCGGCACTCGGCGGCCGGCAGGCTCGCCGAACTGAGGGCGGCGGCCCCACTTGAACTGCCGGCGCTCACCGCCGACGGTGAACCTGTCGAGATTTTCGACGTTCTGTCCACGGACTATGATGCAAACAGCTAA